A portion of the Macaca nemestrina isolate mMacNem1 chromosome 19, mMacNem.hap1, whole genome shotgun sequence genome contains these proteins:
- the LOC105477121 gene encoding one cut domain family member 2 isoform X2 gives MKAAYTAYRCLTKDLEGCAMNPELTMESLGTLHGPAGGGSGGGGGGGGGGGGGGPGHEQELLASPSPHHAGRGAAGSLRGPQPPPTAHQELGTAAAAAAAASRSAMVTSMASILDGGDYRPELSIPLHHAMSMSCDSSPPGMGMSNTYTTLTPLQPLPPISTVSDKFHHPHPHHHPHHHHHHHHQRLSGNVSGSFTLMRDERGLPAMNNLYSPYKEMPGMSQSLSPLAATPLGNGLGGLHNAQQSLPNYGPPGHDKMLSPNFDAHHTAMLTRGEQHLSRGLGTPPAAMMSHLNGLHHPGHTQSHGPVLAPSRERPPSSSSGSQVATSGQLEEINTKEVAQRITAELKRYSIPQAIFAQRVLCRSQGTLSDLLRNPKPWSKLKSGRETFRRMWKWLQEPEFQRMSALRLAGLKVMWKVMLRLLASFSF, from the coding sequence ATGAAGGCTGCCTACACCGCTTATCGATGCCTCACCAAAGACCTAGAAGGCTGCGCCATGAACCCGGAGCTGACAATGGAAAGTCTGGGCACTTTGCACGGGCCGGCCGGCGGCGGCAGtggcgggggcggcggcgggggcggcgggggcggcggcgggggccCGGGCCATGAGCAGGAGCTGctggccagccccagcccccaccaCGCGGGCCGCGGCGCCGCTGGCTCGCTGCGGGGCCCTCAGCCGCCTCCGACCGCGCACCAGGAGCTGGGCAcggcggcagcggcggcagcggcggcgtcGCGCTCGGCCATGGTCACCAGCATGGCCTCGATCCTGGACGGCGGCGACTACCGGCCCGAGCTCTCCATTCCGCTGCACCACGCCATGAGTATGTCCTGCGACTCGTCTCCGCCTGGCATGGGCATGAGCAACACCTACACCACGCTGACGCCGCTTCAGCCGCTGCCACCCATCTCCACCGTGTCTGACAAGTTCCACCACCCGCACCCGCACCACCATccgcaccaccaccaccaccaccaccaccagcgcCTGTCCGGCAACGTCAGCGGCAGCTTCACCCTCATGCGCGACGAGCGCGGGCTCCCGGCCATGAACAACCTCTACAGCCCCTACAAGGAGATGCCCGGCATGAGCCAGAGCCTGTCCCCGCTGGCCGCCACGCCGCTGGGCAACGGGCTAGGCGGCCTCCACAATGCGCAGCAGAGTCTGCCCAACTACGGTCCGCCGGGCCACGACAAAATGCTCAGCCCCAACTTCGACGCGCACCACACTGCCATGCTGACCCGCGGTGAGCAACACCTGTCCCGCGGCCTGGGCACCCCTCCTGCGGCCATGATGTCGCACCTCAACGGTCTGCACCACCCGGGCCACACTCAGTCTCACGGGCCGGTGCTGGCCCCCAGTCGCGAGCGGCCACCCTCGTCCTCATCGGGCTCGCAGGTGGCCACGTCGGGCCAGCTGGAGGAGATCAACACCAAAGAGGTGGCCCAGCGCATCACCGCGGAGCTGAAGCGCTACAGTATCCCCCAGGCGATCTTCGCGCAGAGGGTGCTGTGCCGGTCTCAGGGGACTCTCTCCGACCTGCTCCGGAATCCAAAACCGTGGAGTAAACTCAAATCTGGCAGGGAGACCTTCCGCAGGATGTGGAAGTGGCTTCAGGAACCCGAGTTCCAGCGCATGTCCGCCTTACGCCTGGCAG